One stretch of Rhodoferax lithotrophicus DNA includes these proteins:
- a CDS encoding heavy-metal-associated domain-containing protein yields MKQSFTVTGMTCEHCEKTVVRAVRQLDRRAEVHADRTTNRVEVTSDQPREALAQAIAEEGFTVAP; encoded by the coding sequence ATGAAACAAAGTTTTACAGTAACCGGCATGACTTGCGAACATTGTGAAAAAACCGTGGTGCGTGCGGTACGTCAGCTTGATCGCCGTGCAGAAGTGCATGCGGATCGCACCACCAACCGCGTGGAAGTCACCTCTGATCAGCCTCGTGAAGCCTTGGCCCAGGCCATTGCCGAAGAAGGTTTTACTGTTGCCCCCTGA
- a CDS encoding Crp/Fnr family transcriptional regulator produces the protein MPPDPLRMTILEAMVLLTELYPSLAQVQPAPDAPDSGLNPFDVPANTVLFSENAACQGFPLVLSGEIKVSRNSGDGRSLELYRVVPGELCLVSSACLFRVQPLSAFGITTKPSTLMLIGPDLFKRWLETPAFRNDVLGLFAERMADLTALIDAVAFQKLDRRLAAALLGRGQQLLITHQTLADELGTVREIITRLLRRFEREGWVSLGREQIQIINGAALRALVSTQPV, from the coding sequence TTGCCCCCTGACCCCTTGCGTATGACGATCCTGGAAGCCATGGTCTTGTTGACGGAGTTGTACCCGTCATTGGCTCAAGTGCAGCCCGCACCTGATGCACCGGATTCAGGTCTGAACCCCTTTGATGTGCCCGCCAATACGGTGTTGTTCAGTGAAAACGCAGCCTGTCAGGGGTTTCCATTGGTGCTTTCAGGCGAAATCAAGGTATCGCGCAACTCAGGTGACGGCCGTTCGCTGGAGCTTTACCGCGTGGTGCCGGGTGAGCTGTGCCTGGTGTCCAGCGCCTGCCTGTTTCGGGTTCAACCGCTGTCCGCCTTTGGTATTACCACCAAGCCCAGCACCTTGATGTTGATTGGTCCCGACTTGTTCAAACGCTGGCTGGAAACCCCGGCGTTTCGCAACGATGTGCTGGGCCTGTTTGCCGAGCGCATGGCTGATTTGACCGCGCTGATTGATGCGGTGGCGTTTCAAAAGCTGGATCGTCGCCTGGCCGCTGCCCTGCTCGGGCGCGGCCAGCAGTTGCTGATCACCCATCAGACCCTGGCTGATGAACTGGGTACCGTGCGCGAGATCATTACCCGGTTGTTGCGCCGGTTTGAGCGGGAAGGCTGGGTCAGTCTGGGCCGAGAGCAGATCCAGATCATCAACGGGGCCGCCCTGCGCGCCCTGGTGAGTACCCAGCCCGTGTGA
- a CDS encoding YgaP family membrane protein, translating to MKSNVGGIDRILRIVLGLVLIGLTLTGNIGMWGWLGVVPLATGAIGWCPPYAMLGFSTCSMKK from the coding sequence ATGAAATCCAACGTTGGCGGCATTGACCGCATCTTGCGCATCGTCCTCGGCCTGGTGCTGATTGGTCTGACGCTGACCGGCAACATTGGCATGTGGGGCTGGCTGGGCGTGGTGCCCTTGGCCACCGGTGCCATTGGCTGGTGCCCGCCTTATGCCATGTTGGGTTTCAGCACCTGCTCGATGAAAAAGTAA
- a CDS encoding IS30 family transposase produces the protein MTHYRHLNQNERYQIEALVTAQVDVSSIAKQLARHIDTIKRELARGSQPDGSYCAELAHALSQKRKTGSRNARRIDQDCWSLVWKHLDLGLSPQQVAQRLKEQNMARVSHECIYQKLYASAQLPAQLRCQRKKRRARATAKRSNSRRGAIRDRVGIEERPAIVEQKSRIGDWEGDTVVGKQHLGGLVTLVDRVSRYTLVGLVQRRCANTVESAIVQMLTPHKERCHTVTLDNGSEFANHLEFAQALQTDVYFAKPHHPWQRGLNENTNGLLRHYFPKGANLLKVTTEEVQRSANRLNHRPRKCLGWRTPHEVFYDLPMTALTL, from the coding sequence ATGACACATTACCGCCACCTCAATCAAAACGAAAGATACCAAATTGAAGCCCTCGTGACCGCGCAGGTTGATGTCTCGAGCATTGCCAAGCAACTCGCCCGCCATATTGACACCATCAAACGAGAGCTCGCCAGAGGCAGCCAGCCTGACGGGTCGTACTGCGCAGAGCTCGCCCATGCGCTGAGCCAGAAACGCAAGACTGGAAGTCGCAACGCCCGACGCATTGATCAGGACTGCTGGAGCTTGGTTTGGAAACACCTGGATTTGGGCCTATCGCCACAGCAAGTCGCACAGCGCCTCAAAGAGCAAAACATGGCCCGCGTGAGTCACGAGTGCATCTATCAAAAGCTCTATGCCAGCGCCCAATTGCCTGCCCAGCTGCGCTGTCAGCGAAAGAAAAGGCGTGCACGCGCCACGGCCAAACGTAGCAACAGCCGCCGCGGTGCCATCCGAGATCGCGTGGGTATTGAAGAGCGCCCAGCTATTGTTGAACAAAAGAGCCGCATCGGCGATTGGGAGGGTGATACGGTCGTTGGTAAGCAGCATCTGGGAGGGTTGGTGACCTTGGTCGACAGGGTCTCGCGTTACACCTTGGTGGGTCTTGTGCAACGCCGCTGTGCGAACACAGTGGAGAGTGCCATCGTACAGATGCTCACACCCCACAAAGAGCGCTGCCACACCGTGACGTTGGACAACGGCTCAGAGTTTGCCAATCACCTGGAATTTGCCCAAGCACTGCAAACCGATGTGTACTTTGCCAAGCCACACCACCCTTGGCAGCGGGGGCTCAATGAAAACACCAATGGCCTGTTGCGTCACTACTTTCCCAAGGGGGCGAACTTGCTCAAAGTCACCACCGAGGAGGTGCAGCGCTCCGCAAATCGCCTCAATCATCGGCCCCGAAAGTGTCTGGGCTGGCGCACGCCGCATGAGGTCTTTTATGACTTACCCATGACTGCTCTTACACTCTGA
- a CDS encoding recombination-associated protein RdgC yields the protein MFKNAIMYRIAPGWSSTAEEVEARLQDNHFVECGASQEKSLGWLEPRGEANGPLLEVVAGQWILKLMTETRALPASVVNRKAQERVAQIEASTGRKPGKKETRDLKDDIRLELLPMAFTKQSSTLVWIDREAQLLVMDAGSQARADELVTLLVQNLPGLALSLINTQVSPSAAMADWLVTQEAPQGFSVDRECELKAADESKAVVRYARHRLDTEEVKQHIEGGKMPTRLALTWNDRVSFVLTEGFQLKKMAFLDVVFEGASSGKDDGFDADVAISMGELQKMLPDLLLALGGEMPMA from the coding sequence GTGTTCAAGAACGCCATCATGTACCGCATTGCTCCAGGTTGGAGCAGTACTGCCGAAGAAGTTGAAGCCCGCCTGCAAGACAACCATTTTGTGGAATGTGGTGCCTCCCAGGAAAAATCACTGGGTTGGCTGGAACCACGTGGTGAAGCCAACGGGCCACTGCTGGAAGTGGTTGCTGGCCAATGGATCTTGAAGCTGATGACCGAAACCCGGGCCCTGCCTGCCTCGGTAGTCAACCGCAAGGCCCAGGAGCGCGTGGCCCAGATTGAAGCCAGCACCGGGCGCAAACCCGGCAAAAAAGAAACCCGCGACCTGAAAGACGACATTCGCCTGGAGCTGCTGCCCATGGCGTTTACCAAACAATCCAGCACCCTGGTCTGGATTGACCGTGAGGCTCAGCTGCTGGTGATGGATGCAGGTAGCCAGGCACGTGCCGATGAATTGGTCACCCTGCTGGTGCAAAACCTGCCCGGCTTGGCGCTGAGTCTGATCAACACCCAGGTGTCACCCAGTGCCGCCATGGCCGACTGGCTGGTCACCCAGGAAGCACCCCAAGGCTTCAGTGTGGATCGGGAATGCGAACTCAAAGCTGCTGATGAATCCAAAGCCGTGGTGCGCTACGCCCGCCACCGGCTCGACACCGAGGAGGTCAAACAACACATTGAAGGCGGCAAAATGCCGACCCGGCTGGCCTTGACCTGGAATGACCGGGTGTCCTTCGTACTCACCGAAGGTTTTCAATTGAAAAAAATGGCTTTTCTCGACGTGGTATTTGAAGGGGCCAGCAGCGGCAAAGACGATGGCTTTGATGCCGATGTGGCCATTTCCATGGGGGAATTACAAAAAATGCTGCCTGATTTGCTGCTGGCGCTGGGTGGAGAGATGCCCATGGCCTGA
- a CDS encoding Spy/CpxP family protein refolding chaperone: MKTNLKISLVAGLLLAAGLAYSQSPMGGAQCDMMGGPQGGMYGQGMSHHGMGKMDPAKMQAMMDKRHAALKAQLKITAAQEAAWTTFMDAHKAPAGMMGKQPAVMADMAKLTTPERIDKMKELRAQRMGEMTAAMDKRAEATKALYAVLTPEQQKTFDAQSMMGAGSPRGAHQGMGRMQPQQ; the protein is encoded by the coding sequence ATGAAAACCAATCTCAAAATTTCTCTGGTGGCTGGTTTGTTGCTCGCAGCAGGCTTGGCTTACTCGCAATCTCCCATGGGTGGGGCTCAGTGCGACATGATGGGGGGCCCGCAGGGCGGCATGTATGGTCAAGGCATGAGCCATCATGGGATGGGCAAGATGGACCCGGCCAAGATGCAGGCCATGATGGACAAGCGTCATGCCGCGTTGAAAGCCCAGTTAAAAATCACCGCCGCACAAGAAGCTGCCTGGACAACATTCATGGATGCGCATAAAGCACCGGCTGGCATGATGGGTAAACAGCCAGCCGTCATGGCGGATATGGCCAAGCTCACCACACCTGAGCGTATTGACAAGATGAAGGAGTTACGCGCTCAGCGCATGGGTGAAATGACCGCAGCGATGGACAAGCGCGCAGAAGCCACCAAAGCGCTTTATGCGGTGCTGACTCCTGAGCAGCAAAAAACCTTTGATGCGCAAAGCATGATGGGTGCGGGAAGTCCTCGTGGTGCGCACCAAGGCATGGGGCGTATGCAACCCCAGCAGTAA
- a CDS encoding DUF2788 domain-containing protein, whose protein sequence is MFGFTEEQITAFGMTFGVGGLMLYMLFIIAQLAWESKAGKFGFFVMMLGLAFGMVGFVAKYMIQWIMNIK, encoded by the coding sequence ATGTTTGGTTTCACAGAAGAACAAATCACCGCTTTTGGCATGACTTTTGGCGTGGGTGGTTTGATGCTCTATATGTTGTTCATCATTGCGCAACTGGCATGGGAATCCAAAGCGGGCAAATTCGGATTTTTTGTCATGATGCTCGGCTTGGCTTTTGGCATGGTGGGTTTTGTTGCCAAATACATGATCCAGTGGATCATGAACATCAAGTAA
- a CDS encoding GGDEF domain-containing protein, with product MIAKKPFEIARETLKQLTVQKLAPTPLNYQRIYNEIAELPNEPAFPTERLRDIALALPTKTPGQQKQRGLLESSINQLNWEGVKNALMAYGGFSPPAPAPSAPVHVPVVEPAKVAVFSESPALSAPALTSEFFGQIARMIEYVQPALGRDDERFVEQTQTLLQILRQPDTDAVTAKQMLASYSNRLSFAAEDQAEIKIMLLKLLHLIIENISHLSIDDGWLKGQSDALMSVCVPPITLRRLDDVEQRLKDVILKQTEAKTHAVKAQEDMRQMLAAFIERLASMTESTSGFHAQMESSAKLIEQAKSIAEIAPVLKEVVGATRHMAQDSQTARDALQGMKKKVEATEAELSKLHQELDRVSAQARHDPLTGALNRHGLDEAINREVSTVRRNDSPLCVALLDIDNFKKLNDTLGHATGDVALAHLASVAREVMRPQDTLARYGGEEFVILLPDTPMDKGIEAMTRLQRELTKRFFLSGNEKVLITFSAGVAQLLTNETGIQAIKRADQAMYLAKRAGKNRVLGT from the coding sequence ATGATTGCGAAAAAACCGTTTGAAATTGCGCGTGAAACACTCAAGCAACTCACTGTTCAAAAACTGGCCCCGACACCACTGAACTACCAGCGCATTTACAACGAAATTGCGGAATTGCCCAACGAGCCAGCTTTTCCGACTGAGCGGCTGCGTGACATTGCCCTGGCCTTGCCGACCAAAACACCAGGCCAACAAAAACAGCGTGGTTTGCTGGAGTCTTCCATCAACCAACTCAACTGGGAAGGTGTCAAAAATGCGCTGATGGCTTACGGCGGCTTCAGCCCCCCTGCGCCTGCGCCAAGCGCACCCGTACATGTGCCGGTGGTTGAACCTGCCAAAGTGGCTGTATTTTCAGAATCCCCGGCACTGTCCGCCCCTGCCCTGACCAGCGAATTTTTTGGACAAATTGCCCGCATGATCGAATACGTGCAGCCTGCCCTGGGGCGCGATGACGAGCGATTTGTGGAACAAACCCAAACGCTGCTCCAGATACTGCGCCAGCCCGATACCGATGCCGTCACCGCCAAACAGATGTTGGCCAGTTACAGCAACCGCCTTTCGTTCGCAGCTGAAGATCAGGCAGAAATCAAGATCATGCTGCTGAAGCTGCTGCATTTGATCATTGAAAACATCAGCCACCTGAGCATTGATGACGGCTGGCTCAAAGGTCAGAGTGATGCCCTGATGTCGGTGTGTGTACCCCCCATCACACTGCGCAGGCTCGATGATGTGGAACAACGCCTGAAGGATGTGATCCTCAAACAAACTGAGGCCAAAACCCATGCGGTGAAGGCGCAAGAAGACATGCGCCAAATGCTGGCCGCTTTTATTGAGCGACTGGCTTCCATGACCGAATCCACCAGTGGTTTTCATGCGCAGATGGAAAGCAGCGCCAAGCTGATTGAGCAAGCCAAGTCCATTGCTGAAATTGCCCCTGTCTTGAAAGAGGTGGTGGGAGCCACCCGCCACATGGCACAAGACAGTCAAACAGCCCGTGATGCCTTGCAAGGCATGAAGAAAAAAGTGGAAGCCACCGAGGCAGAGCTGTCCAAGCTACATCAGGAGCTTGACCGTGTCAGTGCCCAAGCCCGGCACGACCCACTCACCGGAGCCCTTAATCGCCATGGGCTTGATGAAGCCATCAACCGTGAAGTCTCCACAGTCAGACGTAATGACTCGCCTTTGTGTGTGGCATTGCTGGACATTGACAACTTCAAGAAACTCAACGACACGTTGGGCCATGCCACGGGTGACGTGGCCCTGGCCCATTTGGCCAGCGTGGCGCGTGAAGTGATGCGACCACAGGACACACTGGCGCGCTACGGGGGTGAAGAGTTTGTGATTTTGCTACCCGATACGCCGATGGACAAAGGTATTGAAGCCATGACACGTCTGCAACGTGAACTGACCAAGCGGTTTTTCTTGTCTGGCAACGAAAAAGTGTTGATCACCTTCAGTGCCGGAGTCGCCCAATTGTTGACCAATGAAACCGGCATACAAGCCATCAAACGCGCCGATCAGGCCATGTATCTGGCCAAACGTGCCGGTAAAAACCGGGTGCTTGGCACCTGA
- a CDS encoding coniferyl aldehyde dehydrogenase, protein MPTNSAAPHIPEEFQAVFTRQQAAYRQAMNPTLQERQASLRALHRLVTDNADALVEAVNQDYGCRCRFETRFAEVFLAQDAALCAIKELKQWLKPQKRHLDVTQYPLAKAWTFPQPVGVVGVVVPWNFPIAMAFQPLIGILAAGNCAMVKMSENSNHLALLLKEISPKYLPTDKLAFFEDGEGRGPAFTTLPFNHIFFTGSPATGRAVMANAAKNLTPVTLELGGKSPCVVAPDYSIRTAAERILWAKMLNAGQICTNVDYLFLPEDKVEEFIREAAARVNRCFSDINQGDYTAIIDQRSYDRIQATAADAVSKGARIVELYTGPAEDRARRIMAPRIVLGVTDDMDIMQREIFGPLLPIRTYKTRQEVVDYVNARPRPLAFYIYSHDAALQTYYLNHTISGGVGINESVVQAGIHNLPFGGSGNSGMGHYHGHEGFLTFSKLRPVFQQGPVRGLDFFLPPYAGWPTKLLNLMMKMKS, encoded by the coding sequence ATGCCTACCAACTCCGCGGCTCCACACATTCCCGAAGAGTTCCAGGCCGTCTTTACCCGACAGCAGGCAGCCTACCGCCAGGCCATGAATCCGACGCTGCAAGAGCGCCAGGCCAGCTTGCGCGCCCTGCATCGTCTGGTGACCGACAACGCCGATGCCTTGGTGGAGGCAGTGAACCAGGACTATGGCTGCCGCTGCCGCTTCGAGACCCGGTTTGCGGAGGTCTTCCTGGCGCAGGATGCGGCCCTGTGCGCCATCAAGGAATTGAAACAATGGCTCAAGCCGCAAAAACGCCATCTGGATGTGACGCAGTACCCGCTGGCCAAGGCCTGGACGTTTCCCCAGCCGGTGGGGGTGGTGGGCGTGGTGGTGCCGTGGAACTTTCCGATTGCCATGGCCTTTCAGCCGCTGATTGGTATTCTGGCCGCCGGCAATTGCGCCATGGTCAAGATGTCGGAAAACTCCAATCACCTGGCCTTGCTGCTCAAGGAAATTTCGCCCAAATACCTGCCCACCGACAAGCTCGCCTTTTTTGAAGACGGTGAGGGCCGTGGCCCGGCCTTCACAACCCTGCCCTTCAATCACATCTTTTTCACCGGCTCACCCGCAACTGGCCGTGCCGTGATGGCCAATGCCGCCAAGAACCTGACACCGGTGACCCTGGAGCTGGGCGGCAAGTCACCTTGTGTGGTGGCCCCCGACTATTCCATTCGCACCGCTGCCGAGCGTATTCTGTGGGCCAAGATGCTCAATGCCGGGCAGATTTGCACCAACGTCGATTACCTCTTTCTGCCCGAAGACAAGGTGGAGGAATTCATCCGGGAGGCTGCGGCCAGGGTGAACCGCTGTTTTTCGGACATCAACCAGGGGGATTACACGGCCATCATCGACCAGCGTTCATACGACCGCATCCAGGCAACCGCGGCCGATGCCGTGAGTAAAGGCGCGCGAATTGTTGAGCTCTACACCGGCCCGGCCGAAGACCGTGCCCGGCGCATCATGGCCCCACGCATTGTGCTGGGCGTCACCGATGACATGGACATCATGCAGCGGGAAATCTTTGGCCCGCTGCTGCCCATTCGCACCTACAAAACCCGGCAAGAGGTGGTGGACTACGTCAATGCCCGACCACGGCCATTGGCTTTCTATATCTACAGCCATGATGCCGCCCTGCAGACTTACTACCTGAACCACACCATTTCCGGCGGTGTGGGCATCAACGAGTCAGTGGTCCAGGCGGGTATTCACAACCTGCCGTTTGGTGGCTCAGGCAACAGTGGCATGGGGCATTACCACGGCCATGAGGGCTTCCTGACTTTTTCAAAGCTGCGCCCGGTGTTCCAACAAGGCCCGGTGCGTGGCCTTGATTTCTTCTTGCCGCCTTATGCCGGATGGCCAACCAAGCTGCTGAACCTGATGATGAAAATGAAAAGCTGA
- a CDS encoding ABC transporter ATP-binding protein translates to MDTPSVIPQPVFTARGLTKIYGDGDTAVHALRGVDLDIVQGEFVVLLGASGSGKSTLLNILGGLDTATSGSACWTHAGQSHELIGADDAELTRYRREHVGFVFQFYNLIPSLTARENVALVTDLAAEPMKPEDALALVGLSERLNHFVSQLSGGEQQRVAIARAIAKKPAVLLCDEPTGALDCATGVMVLQAIEQVNRTLGTTTVVITHNAPIAEMADRVLRLADGRIVQAQANPHKVAASSLAW, encoded by the coding sequence ATGGATACCCCTTCTGTAATCCCCCAACCGGTTTTCACGGCCCGCGGCCTGACCAAGATTTATGGCGACGGCGACACCGCTGTACATGCCTTGCGTGGGGTGGATCTGGACATCGTGCAGGGGGAATTTGTGGTGCTGCTCGGGGCCTCTGGCAGCGGCAAGTCCACCCTGCTCAACATCCTGGGCGGGCTGGACACCGCCACCAGCGGCTCGGCCTGCTGGACACACGCCGGACAATCGCACGAACTCATTGGTGCCGACGATGCCGAGCTGACGCGTTACCGGCGCGAGCATGTTGGTTTTGTGTTCCAGTTCTACAACCTGATTCCCAGCCTGACCGCACGCGAAAACGTGGCATTGGTGACCGACCTGGCCGCTGAGCCCATGAAACCCGAAGATGCGTTGGCGCTGGTGGGCTTGAGTGAACGGCTGAACCATTTTGTCTCGCAACTCTCGGGCGGTGAACAGCAGCGTGTGGCCATAGCCCGCGCCATTGCCAAAAAACCCGCCGTGCTGCTGTGTGACGAGCCCACCGGCGCGCTGGATTGCGCCACCGGTGTGATGGTGTTGCAGGCCATCGAGCAGGTGAACCGCACGCTGGGCACCACCACCGTGGTCATCACCCACAACGCCCCGATTGCCGAGATGGCCGACCGGGTGCTGCGCCTGGCCGATGGCCGCATCGTACAAGCCCAGGCCAACCCGCACAAGGTGGCGGCTTCCAGCCTAGCCTGGTGA
- a CDS encoding FtsX-like permease family protein: MKAIHIKLWRDLTRLRAQVVTIALVVAIGVAGFVGMFSVHESLKGSRDAFYRDNRLAEVFAHVKRAPVSLRERLAALPGVAEVKLDVVEDAQVDLSGVEPPVTGRFIGVDLGRLHAGRQGLNALTLKRGRWPERDGVLEALVSDRFAAARQLNPGDSVYAILNGKRERVALVGTVASPEYVFASQGGAPDDQSFGIWWIDATRMSDAFDMQGAFNQVALRLDAGPTVQPVIDAVDRLLEPYGAIGATGRDKQLSAKIVEDELSQLKVMGTVLPSIFLAVAMFILNVVLSRQVATQRSQIAALKALGYSDGAIAWHYIQLALAIAGLGVLVGLGLSELIGRGMLGLYDEVFRFNGLTYGTNPWLIVTSLFIAASAAALGTWTAIHAVVRLKPAQAMLPPAPPSFKSTLIERLGLGRLVSTGAMMVIRNFERRPLRAALTVTGIALAVALQISGAFWMDAIAHIVDVQFRQVQQGDVLVNFQRPVPLSVVQDLKRLPGVMAAEPYRTESVRVRLRGRSEDTALTGYQTDARLMRVVDEQRGAVPMPGHGVVLSALLARALGARVGDHVMLEFRLWSQVHAEVEVVDIVHTLFGKLLYMNLEAMNALARDGDGVADAVLQIDPQAMSAFWAAVKAAPLINAVFDKAGSMAAFNKTTSRNMGVFSGILTLFAVAMAVGIIYNAARISLSERAWELASLRVLGMTRAEVSVLLLAELGAELLLALPVGALLGWALATLMMQLMSSDAIDFSVVIEPSTYASAALIVLGAGIASALLVRRQIDRLDLVAVLKVRE, encoded by the coding sequence ATGAAAGCCATCCACATCAAGCTTTGGCGTGACCTGACCCGCTTGCGGGCGCAGGTGGTCACGATTGCGCTGGTGGTGGCGATTGGTGTGGCCGGGTTTGTCGGTATGTTTTCGGTGCATGAATCACTCAAGGGCTCGCGTGATGCGTTTTACCGCGACAACCGGCTGGCCGAGGTGTTTGCCCATGTCAAACGCGCCCCGGTGTCCTTGCGCGAGCGGCTGGCCGCATTACCCGGCGTGGCCGAGGTCAAGCTCGATGTGGTGGAAGACGCGCAGGTAGACCTGTCCGGCGTGGAGCCCCCGGTTACCGGCCGCTTTATCGGTGTGGATCTGGGTCGATTGCACGCGGGTCGCCAGGGGCTCAACGCCCTGACGCTCAAACGCGGGCGCTGGCCCGAGCGTGACGGCGTGCTGGAAGCCTTGGTCAGTGACCGTTTTGCCGCCGCCCGCCAGCTGAACCCCGGTGACAGCGTATATGCCATTCTGAACGGCAAACGTGAACGTGTGGCACTGGTGGGCACGGTGGCCTCGCCCGAGTACGTGTTTGCCTCGCAAGGCGGCGCGCCGGATGACCAGTCGTTTGGCATCTGGTGGATCGACGCGACCCGCATGAGTGATGCCTTTGACATGCAGGGTGCGTTCAACCAGGTGGCGCTGCGGCTGGATGCGGGCCCTACGGTGCAACCGGTGATTGACGCTGTGGATCGCCTGCTGGAACCCTACGGTGCCATTGGTGCCACCGGGCGTGACAAGCAGTTGTCGGCCAAGATTGTGGAAGACGAGTTGTCGCAACTCAAGGTGATGGGCACCGTGCTGCCGTCGATCTTTCTGGCGGTGGCCATGTTCATCCTCAACGTGGTGCTGAGCCGCCAGGTGGCTACCCAGCGCAGCCAGATTGCCGCGCTCAAGGCACTGGGCTACAGCGATGGCGCGATTGCCTGGCACTACATCCAGCTGGCGCTGGCCATTGCCGGGCTGGGGGTGCTGGTGGGCCTGGGCTTGAGCGAGCTGATCGGGCGCGGCATGCTCGGCCTGTATGACGAGGTGTTTCGCTTCAACGGCCTGACCTATGGTACCAACCCGTGGCTCATCGTGACTTCATTATTCATAGCAGCCAGCGCAGCTGCACTGGGTACCTGGACGGCGATTCATGCGGTGGTGCGGCTCAAACCCGCACAAGCCATGTTGCCCCCGGCCCCGCCCAGCTTCAAATCCACCCTGATCGAGCGGCTGGGCCTGGGCCGACTGGTCAGCACCGGGGCCATGATGGTGATCCGCAACTTTGAGCGCCGCCCGCTGCGGGCCGCGCTGACCGTGACTGGCATTGCGCTGGCGGTGGCGCTGCAAATCTCGGGTGCGTTCTGGATGGATGCCATCGCCCACATTGTCGACGTGCAGTTTCGCCAAGTGCAGCAGGGCGATGTGCTGGTCAACTTCCAGCGCCCGGTGCCACTGAGTGTGGTGCAGGACCTGAAGCGTCTGCCCGGCGTGATGGCCGCCGAGCCCTACCGCACCGAGTCTGTGCGAGTGCGCCTGCGTGGCCGCAGCGAAGACACGGCGCTGACTGGTTACCAAACGGATGCCCGGCTGATGCGGGTGGTGGACGAGCAGCGTGGTGCTGTGCCCATGCCTGGGCATGGCGTGGTGCTGTCGGCCCTGCTGGCGCGTGCGCTGGGGGCCCGCGTGGGCGATCATGTGATGCTGGAATTTCGCCTGTGGAGCCAGGTGCATGCCGAGGTGGAGGTGGTTGACATCGTGCACACCCTGTTTGGCAAACTGCTTTACATGAACCTGGAGGCCATGAACGCCCTGGCGCGTGATGGTGACGGTGTGGCCGACGCGGTGCTGCAGATTGACCCACAGGCCATGAGTGCCTTCTGGGCTGCGGTGAAAGCCGCCCCGCTGATCAACGCCGTATTTGACAAAGCCGGTTCCATGGCCGCCTTCAACAAAACTACCTCGCGCAACATGGGTGTGTTCAGCGGCATTCTCACCCTGTTTGCCGTGGCCATGGCGGTGGGCATCATCTATAACGCGGCGCGTATCTCGCTCTCCGAGCGGGCCTGGGAGCTGGCCAGTCTGCGTGTGCTGGGCATGACCCGCGCCGAAGTCTCGGTGCTGCTGCTGGCTGAACTCGGGGCCGAGCTGCTGCTGGCGCTGCCGGTGGGCGCGCTGCTGGGCTGGGCTTTGGCCACGCTGATGATGCAGCTGATGTCCTCGGATGCGATTGATTTTTCTGTGGTGATTGAGCCGTCCACCTACGCGTCTGCCGCACTCATCGTGCTGGGCGCAGGCATTGCCAGTGCGCTGCTGGTACGCCGCCAGATTGACCGGCTGGATTTGGTTGCTGTTTTGAAAGTACGCGAATGA